In Malus sylvestris chromosome 15, drMalSylv7.2, whole genome shotgun sequence, a single genomic region encodes these proteins:
- the LOC126603573 gene encoding (+)-cis,trans-nepetalactol synthase NEPS1-like: MAETTTPKKLNGKVAIVTGAASGIGSVTARHFAEHGALAVVIADVQDDKGRELASSIGTNRCTYIHCDVTDEEQVRSLVDSTVHLYGRLDIMFSNAGIVSGSHQTVLDLDLKLYDRVMAVNSRGMAACVKHAARVMIEGQVRGSIVCTASLTAESGTEFATDYTMSKHAVLGLVRSASKQLAARGVRVNCVSPGSVLTPLLCDMLKVGMEDLGKMIAPMYARSGNGMLTEKHVADAVVFLASEEAEFVTGHNLVVDGGVNPL; the protein is encoded by the exons ATGGCAGAGACCACAACACCCAAGAAGCTCAACGGCAAGGTGGCCATCGTCACCGGCGCCGCTTCCGGCATCGGTTCAGTCACAGCGCGCCACTTCGCCGAACACGGCGCGCTTGCTGTCGTCATCGCAGACGTGCAAGACGACAAGGGGCGAGAACTCGCCTCGTCCATCGGTACCAACCGCTGCACCTACATCCACTGCGACGTCACCGACGAGGAACAAGTTAGGTCCCTCGTCGACTCCACCGTCCATCTGTACGGACGCCTCGACATCATGTTCAGCAACGCGGGGATCGTCAGTGGGTCCCATCAGACCGTGCTGGACCTTGACCTGAAACTATACGATAGGGTCATGGCGGTGAACTCGCGGGGGATGGCGGCGTGTGTCAAGCACGCGGCGAGAGTGATG ATCGAGGGGCAGGTGAGGGGGAGTATTGTGTGCACGGCTAGTTTGACGGCGGAGAGTGGGACAGAGTTTGCGACGGACTACACAATGTCGAAGCACGCAGTGCTGGGGCTGGTGAGGTCCGCAAGTAAGCAGCTGGCGGCGCGTGGAGTGCGCGTGAATTGTGTGTCACCTGGGTCGGTTCTGACACCGCTTCTGTGTGATATGTTGAAGGTTGGGATGGAGGATCTGGGGAAGATGATAGCGCCAATGTATGCTAGGAGCGGTAATGGAATGCTGACGGAGAAGCACGTGGCGGATGCGGTGGTGTTTTTGGCTTCTGAGGAGGCTGAGTTTGTGACCGGACATAATTTGGTTGTTGACGGTGGCGTCAATCCCCTATGA